Proteins found in one Deltaproteobacteria bacterium genomic segment:
- a CDS encoding DUF1592 domain-containing protein, whose protein sequence is MTRFRFRAKPTRAPWVFLLAFMAAHLLACEESADGTVGSIELTDLAPGSDYAQALPGEVAMRRLTQAQFVNSVTDVFGSDVVVPKFSEPDTSLGGLLSVGASQTAFSARGVESIEDAAYGLSEQALDTDVLKARLVPCSPSATVDDECALQTIESLGRLLWRRSLTDEESQALVLVAGQSAAVLGDFYDGLEFAIAGLLQSPNFLYRIEAGIDDASSVSGRAFTGTDMAARLSFFLWNSTPDHELLSAGESGELLTREGLFAHATRLLDSDRAREGVRNFFSEFLQLYELEHLSKDPTIFEQFNDELGKDAAEETLQLIDYLVFDLEGDYRELLTTRETFVNPRLAAIYNIPAPSPDGFAYTLMPQDGPRTGILGHVSFLAGHAHQVSSSATLRGKAVRTILLCQSIPAPPVDVDTSIPEPSGNTLTLRDRVAEHLENPSCAACHIMTDPIGLGLENFDSIGRWRDTDNGANIDASGDLDGVLFENPVGLGTAVGEHPSLAKCLVQRMSRYAMGRFESNEERAVLRSLQDRFEFHGYRVKPLMMEIIMSPLFENAGSLIEEAAR, encoded by the coding sequence ATGACTAGATTTCGGTTCAGAGCGAAGCCAACACGAGCACCTTGGGTGTTTCTATTGGCATTCATGGCAGCTCACCTGCTCGCATGCGAGGAGAGTGCCGACGGCACTGTGGGATCCATTGAGTTAACTGATTTGGCCCCGGGTTCAGACTATGCACAAGCCCTGCCGGGTGAAGTTGCGATGCGTCGTTTAACGCAAGCTCAGTTTGTTAACAGCGTTACCGATGTTTTTGGCAGTGATGTGGTTGTTCCAAAATTCTCTGAGCCAGACACCAGCTTAGGTGGTCTCTTATCGGTGGGCGCCTCTCAAACTGCTTTTAGCGCTCGCGGCGTTGAGTCGATTGAAGATGCTGCTTACGGTTTGTCAGAGCAAGCATTGGATACGGATGTATTGAAGGCGCGCCTTGTTCCTTGTTCGCCATCGGCAACAGTGGATGATGAGTGCGCTCTGCAAACAATCGAGAGCTTAGGCCGTCTACTTTGGCGACGAAGCTTAACTGATGAGGAGTCGCAAGCTTTGGTCCTCGTTGCGGGGCAATCAGCCGCAGTCCTGGGCGACTTCTACGACGGGCTCGAGTTTGCAATCGCTGGTTTATTGCAGTCTCCCAACTTTTTATACCGAATTGAAGCGGGGATAGATGATGCATCTTCAGTCTCGGGTCGTGCATTCACCGGCACAGACATGGCAGCGCGCCTCAGTTTCTTTTTGTGGAACTCGACGCCGGACCATGAGCTATTGAGCGCCGGCGAAAGTGGCGAGCTTCTAACCCGTGAAGGGCTTTTCGCTCATGCAACCCGTTTACTGGATTCTGACCGAGCACGAGAAGGTGTTCGAAACTTCTTCAGCGAGTTCCTTCAGCTTTACGAATTGGAACACTTGTCTAAGGACCCCACCATCTTTGAGCAGTTCAACGATGAACTCGGTAAAGATGCCGCAGAGGAAACGCTCCAACTTATCGATTATCTGGTTTTTGATTTAGAGGGTGATTACCGTGAACTATTAACCACCCGTGAAACCTTTGTGAATCCGCGACTGGCGGCGATTTACAATATACCGGCTCCAAGTCCAGACGGATTCGCTTATACCCTCATGCCACAGGACGGCCCACGTACAGGGATTTTAGGGCATGTTTCATTTTTGGCAGGTCATGCCCATCAGGTTTCCTCATCGGCGACGCTGCGAGGAAAGGCTGTTCGAACGATTTTACTTTGCCAGAGTATTCCAGCCCCACCAGTGGATGTAGACACTTCTATCCCAGAGCCATCCGGGAACACGCTGACGCTACGTGACAGAGTTGCCGAGCACCTCGAAAACCCTTCGTGCGCGGCATGCCACATTATGACGGATCCTATCGGTCTGGGTCTTGAGAATTTCGACAGTATCGGACGATGGCGTGACACCGACAATGGGGCAAACATTGATGCCTCGGGTGACCTCGACGGAGTTCTTTTCGAGAACCCTGTAGGATTAGGCACGGCAGTGGGTGAGCATCCCAGCTTAGCCAAGTGCCTCGTTCAGCGCATGTCTCGTTATGCGATGGGACGCTTCGAGAGTAATGAAGAGCGCGCGGTTCTTCGCAGCTTACAAGACCGATTTGAGTTTCACGGTTACCGCGTGAAACCACTGATGATGGAAATCATCATGAGCCCTCTTTTTGAAAATGCCGGATCATTGATCGAGGAGGCAGCACGATGA
- the modB gene encoding molybdate ABC transporter permease subunit has product MRQGSEHTTSGRWRSLLLAMPMLVLLVLPIFALVFSSSPAEFMAGTQHPLFFPALTLSLQSTFVSLILIILAGTPLAWWLAHSSGRSTRVIATLVELPIVLPPAVIGVALLQVFGRSGFFGETLAALGWQIPFTTLAVILAQTVIAAPFYVQSATAAFKRVDSDLLLVARTLGQTRMGTLLRVAVPLALPGLLSGAALAWARALGEFGATLLFAGNLSGETQTMPLAIYTALESDVRAALALALVLAAGATILLMSLRLLPIRWLRDSKYGLEGNS; this is encoded by the coding sequence ATGAGACAGGGTTCTGAACATACTACGAGCGGTAGATGGCGGTCCTTGTTACTGGCAATGCCGATGCTGGTCTTATTGGTGCTGCCGATATTTGCCCTGGTGTTCTCTTCGAGCCCAGCCGAGTTTATGGCCGGCACCCAGCACCCTTTGTTTTTTCCAGCACTTACTTTGAGCTTGCAGTCCACCTTTGTCAGTTTGATTTTGATTATACTCGCAGGGACGCCGTTGGCCTGGTGGCTCGCTCATTCATCAGGTCGCTCGACGAGAGTGATAGCTACTTTAGTTGAGTTACCGATTGTATTACCACCCGCAGTGATCGGAGTGGCTCTTCTGCAGGTTTTCGGTCGAAGTGGATTTTTTGGGGAGACACTTGCCGCGTTGGGTTGGCAGATTCCCTTCACAACCTTAGCCGTCATTCTTGCACAAACCGTGATAGCGGCTCCGTTTTATGTGCAATCTGCGACGGCCGCATTTAAACGCGTGGACTCTGATTTACTTCTGGTCGCGAGAACGCTTGGGCAAACCCGTATGGGCACTTTACTTCGTGTGGCGGTTCCTCTTGCTTTACCCGGGTTATTAAGCGGCGCAGCTTTGGCCTGGGCGCGGGCACTGGGTGAGTTTGGTGCAACACTGCTATTTGCCGGTAACCTCTCCGGCGAAACACAGACCATGCCCTTGGCGATTTATACCGCTCTAGAATCTGATGTGCGAGCTGCCTTGGCTCTCGCTTTGGTTTTGGCCGCTGGTGCGACCATACTGCTCATGTCACTTCGATTGCTTCCTATTCGCTGGCTTAGAGATTCGAAGTATGGCTTGGAAGGCAATTCATGA
- a CDS encoding DUF1552 domain-containing protein has translation MNIKPLNRRTFLKGMLGGAAVAVGLPPLEAFMNVNGTAYAESSFPLRYGSFFWGNGVQSPYWVPSEEGADWTPTLQLQPLESLKADVTILTGMEVKLSNILAHGTGAAGIFSGSEAIVHDDENWTFSSVSIDQILAQQIGGDTRFRSVELGVEPGVKGLSFNGVNSRNAAEYSPAALFERLFGAEFRAPGDEPIIDPKLSLRRSVLDAVMGDVGRLKQKLGTGDQWRLDQHLDAVRDLELRIARIEAAPPNLAACMKPEEPQAMPDIDGRPQMSARSRAMSDLATMAYACDMTRVLSYWYSDPLSNALYPNTTAGHHQLTHDEPGDMPQVQGIILSIMEDFRYFLDNLKSIPEGDGTLLDNCLILGSSDVSSPRTHQIDEFPLVLAGKAGGRIQTGFHYRSGTKENASMIPFSVLNAMGAPVSEFGVGEGKVTQGLGVIEA, from the coding sequence ATGAATATTAAACCACTCAATAGACGCACCTTCTTAAAAGGAATGCTAGGCGGCGCCGCGGTTGCCGTTGGCCTGCCTCCGTTGGAAGCATTTATGAACGTGAACGGGACAGCCTATGCCGAAAGTTCCTTCCCGCTTCGCTACGGTTCTTTCTTCTGGGGCAATGGTGTTCAGAGCCCATATTGGGTCCCGTCAGAAGAAGGCGCAGATTGGACTCCAACCCTACAACTCCAACCCTTGGAGTCACTCAAGGCAGACGTTACGATTTTGACGGGTATGGAAGTTAAGCTCTCCAATATTTTAGCGCATGGTACAGGGGCGGCCGGCATCTTTAGCGGCAGTGAGGCCATTGTTCATGATGACGAGAACTGGACGTTTTCAAGCGTGAGCATTGATCAGATTCTCGCTCAACAAATTGGCGGTGATACCCGTTTTCGCTCAGTTGAGCTGGGCGTGGAGCCAGGTGTTAAAGGGCTATCGTTCAACGGCGTCAACTCGCGAAACGCGGCGGAATATTCTCCGGCAGCTCTCTTTGAGCGGCTATTTGGTGCGGAGTTTCGAGCACCCGGTGACGAGCCGATTATCGACCCGAAACTTAGTCTACGACGAAGTGTTTTGGACGCGGTCATGGGAGATGTTGGCCGATTGAAGCAAAAGCTTGGCACGGGTGATCAGTGGCGTCTGGACCAGCACTTAGATGCTGTAAGAGACCTTGAGCTGCGTATTGCTCGAATTGAGGCAGCTCCGCCAAACTTAGCCGCTTGCATGAAGCCAGAAGAGCCTCAGGCGATGCCAGATATCGATGGTAGACCACAAATGAGTGCTCGATCTCGTGCCATGTCTGACCTCGCAACGATGGCTTATGCGTGCGATATGACCCGCGTTCTAAGTTACTGGTACAGTGACCCGCTGAGCAACGCTCTCTATCCGAACACAACAGCAGGGCACCATCAGCTCACACACGATGAGCCCGGTGACATGCCGCAGGTTCAAGGAATTATCTTGAGCATCATGGAAGATTTCCGTTACTTCTTAGACAATCTAAAATCGATTCCTGAAGGTGATGGAACTCTATTGGATAATTGTTTGATTCTGGGATCCTCGGATGTATCAAGTCCACGGACCCATCAGATTGATGAATTCCCACTGGTGTTGGCGGGCAAGGCTGGCGGTAGAATCCAAACAGGATTTCACTACCGTTCGGGAACCAAAGAAAACGCAAGTATGATCCCGTTCTCGGTTCTGAATGCGATGGGTGCACCTGTTTCAGAGTTTGGTGTTGGTGAAGGAAAAGTAACCCAAGGTTTGGGAGTGATTGAAGCATGA
- a CDS encoding trypsin-like serine protease — MSGQRAEEMKTGMKTLLVSTLIMCIVGCGSDESFDVSNYSSARKELAIIDGETIDAESHPSVGALVYRDHEGQHLFCTGTLIADDVVLTAAHCAEMIPNLRAEGKTVSFVMTGDVGSQNNMNESQFSSYEIHPNYIANTILPPERMPACNVPKDEVDERLCSDVKVCSNQPSVNMEMCIEELWFEYTEDCRHLRELSYIACENSFYFALGLKGLSDAADIALVYLAEKISNVAPSRVLQPRQSDLLKAGTPVTIVGFGQRSATPGHGESGYKVSAQSIMTEVGYGEIKVGSDPSLPQQCFGDSGGPTFLELGDNRPVVIGVTSRGYDWGDCTKGGVETRTDIFFEWLDETMREACVRGIRQRCVGDGTLIPKLELAVDSSTVLSAETLEGGCASVRASQNMMPVWVVLFWGLVLRIRKQWLPAVL; from the coding sequence ATGAGCGGTCAACGAGCGGAAGAAATGAAAACGGGGATGAAAACCTTGCTGGTTTCTACGTTAATCATGTGCATCGTTGGTTGTGGATCTGATGAATCATTCGACGTTTCGAACTACTCCAGTGCGCGTAAAGAGTTGGCCATCATTGATGGAGAAACGATTGATGCTGAGAGTCATCCATCGGTTGGAGCGTTGGTGTACCGAGATCATGAAGGCCAGCATTTGTTTTGTACAGGCACTCTGATTGCTGACGATGTTGTTTTAACTGCGGCGCACTGCGCTGAGATGATTCCGAACTTAAGGGCAGAGGGTAAAACGGTTTCGTTTGTTATGACGGGGGATGTTGGTTCTCAGAACAATATGAACGAGTCGCAGTTTAGTAGTTACGAAATACACCCCAACTACATAGCCAATACAATACTTCCGCCCGAACGAATGCCCGCGTGTAATGTGCCAAAAGACGAGGTGGACGAGCGCCTTTGCAGCGATGTTAAAGTTTGCTCAAACCAACCGAGCGTAAATATGGAAATGTGTATTGAAGAACTTTGGTTTGAGTATACGGAGGACTGCCGGCACCTACGGGAGCTAAGTTATATAGCCTGTGAGAATTCATTTTATTTCGCTCTAGGACTCAAGGGTTTAAGTGATGCTGCAGACATCGCCCTTGTTTATCTGGCAGAGAAGATTAGCAATGTAGCCCCATCTCGAGTTTTACAACCCAGGCAGTCCGACCTCTTGAAGGCAGGTACGCCTGTGACCATTGTTGGATTCGGACAACGTTCAGCCACACCTGGTCACGGAGAGTCGGGATATAAAGTGTCGGCGCAGAGCATCATGACAGAAGTTGGCTATGGTGAAATCAAGGTAGGCAGTGACCCATCTCTGCCGCAGCAATGTTTCGGCGACTCAGGTGGTCCGACATTTCTTGAACTTGGGGACAATAGGCCCGTTGTGATTGGCGTGACCAGCCGAGGATACGACTGGGGTGATTGCACGAAGGGTGGGGTGGAAACTCGAACAGACATCTTTTTCGAATGGCTTGATGAGACAATGAGAGAAGCTTGCGTTAGAGGAATTCGCCAGCGCTGTGTTGGCGATGGTACCTTGATTCCTAAATTGGAACTCGCGGTTGACTCCAGCACAGTCCTAAGTGCCGAGACTTTGGAGGGTGGGTGTGCATCGGTACGAGCTTCGCAGAACATGATGCCGGTTTGGGTTGTGTTGTTCTGGGGCCTGGTGCTCAGGATACGCAAGCAATGGCTGCCGGCCGTATTATAG
- a CDS encoding phytanoyl-CoA dioxygenase family protein, with translation MLNYNLSGEEIASWEKNHYLVLRNPLPRHSVEELKNWVTDLFSWPDTPGKWMKYYEKSNLTHEQLLCRVENFIPYHHNLRDFICSETIFSILEQLMGEPAVLFKEKINAKLGGGSGFGAHQDAPAFITFGQKYHITMMVAVDDATVENGCMEFSDPVDVYNTLPQGNGGTIAEDVEASLPWRNLEAKAGDIVFFNSYIPHRSPSNTSSKSRRAMYITYNRKSEGERRSDYFDDKRRSFPQPCERVDGVDYSAKESLYNLGNPIAN, from the coding sequence ATGTTGAATTACAATCTAAGCGGAGAAGAAATCGCATCTTGGGAAAAGAACCATTATCTCGTTTTGCGTAACCCGCTTCCGCGGCACAGCGTCGAAGAGCTCAAGAACTGGGTCACAGATTTATTCTCGTGGCCCGACACTCCCGGTAAGTGGATGAAGTATTACGAGAAATCTAACCTGACTCACGAACAACTCTTATGCCGCGTTGAGAACTTTATTCCCTACCATCATAACTTACGGGACTTTATCTGCTCCGAAACAATATTCTCAATCTTGGAACAGCTCATGGGCGAACCGGCGGTTCTCTTTAAAGAGAAAATCAACGCAAAACTCGGCGGTGGTTCAGGGTTTGGTGCTCACCAAGACGCACCTGCCTTTATTACCTTTGGTCAAAAATATCACATCACCATGATGGTAGCGGTCGATGATGCCACGGTCGAAAATGGTTGTATGGAATTCTCAGATCCTGTCGATGTCTATAATACTCTGCCACAAGGCAACGGTGGTACCATCGCAGAAGACGTGGAAGCTTCACTGCCCTGGCGAAATCTGGAGGCCAAAGCCGGTGATATTGTATTTTTTAATTCATACATTCCGCACCGCTCACCTTCAAATACAAGCAGTAAATCTCGCCGCGCGATGTACATCACTTACAACCGTAAGTCAGAGGGAGAACGGCGCAGCGACTATTTCGACGATAAGCGTCGAAGCTTTCCGCAGCCTTGCGAGCGTGTTGATGGTGTGGATTACAGCGCAAAAGAATCCCTGTATAACCTAGGGAATCCAATCGCGAATTAA
- a CDS encoding AMP-binding protein, translated as MTTIDSSDLLLQRAYHWEKTSPEATYLTQPMGGDHIDKLSWSRVLDEARRMAAYIQAQGFEPGSNIAVLSKNCAQFIMTDLAIWMAGHTSVALYPTLNADSVQYILEHSEAKMLFVGKLDTWNEMKPGVPEGLLQVSYPLSPKNDFPTWNTIIKEQAPIEGSPVREGKDLAIIVYTSGSTGKPKGVMQSFNAMATSVRGLEKVLNSSPMDRILSYLPLAHVMERFLVESLTLRCGFQVFFAESLDTFVSDLQRAQPTLFVSVPRLWLKFQLGVFQKMPQNRLKWLLKIPVINKVIKKKILTGLGLQNVRFAGSGSAPIPGELIAWYKNLGLELLEGYGMSENFSYSHISMPGKTKVGYVGNPYPGVEQRISEEGEILVKSPSIMLGYYKQPELTAECFTEDEFLKTGDRGEIDANGTLKITGRVKELFKTSKGKYIAPAPIENIINNDSRIELSMVSGSGNPQAHAVVQLAEDIRPKLGDASVRKEVESALQSLLQKVNTSVDHHENLEFIVVSKSEWTIESGALTPTMKIKRNTLEDLYQPKWENWYDSKQKVIWED; from the coding sequence ATGACAACTATCGACAGCAGCGACCTATTATTACAACGTGCATACCATTGGGAAAAGACCTCACCAGAGGCAACATACCTCACCCAACCCATGGGCGGTGACCACATCGACAAACTGAGTTGGTCAAGAGTTCTCGATGAAGCCCGGCGCATGGCCGCGTATATACAGGCCCAAGGCTTCGAACCCGGCTCTAATATCGCAGTCCTCTCGAAAAACTGTGCGCAATTCATCATGACAGATTTGGCGATCTGGATGGCCGGTCACACGTCCGTTGCACTCTATCCAACGCTCAACGCTGATTCAGTGCAATATATTCTCGAGCATTCTGAAGCGAAGATGCTTTTTGTTGGTAAACTCGACACCTGGAATGAAATGAAGCCTGGTGTACCTGAGGGCCTTCTACAAGTATCTTACCCGCTCAGTCCCAAAAACGATTTCCCAACTTGGAACACCATTATTAAGGAACAGGCTCCTATCGAAGGCAGCCCGGTGCGAGAGGGAAAAGACCTCGCAATTATAGTTTATACCTCGGGCTCTACCGGCAAACCCAAAGGGGTTATGCAGAGCTTTAATGCAATGGCTACTTCCGTGCGCGGGCTTGAAAAAGTTCTAAACAGCAGCCCGATGGATAGAATTCTATCCTATTTGCCACTTGCTCATGTCATGGAACGATTCCTCGTTGAGTCTCTAACTCTGCGTTGCGGCTTTCAGGTATTTTTTGCGGAGTCACTGGATACATTTGTAAGTGACCTACAACGAGCACAACCCACCCTCTTTGTTTCGGTGCCGCGGCTCTGGTTGAAGTTTCAATTGGGCGTATTCCAAAAGATGCCCCAAAACCGTCTCAAGTGGCTTCTAAAGATTCCGGTCATCAACAAGGTTATCAAGAAGAAAATCCTCACAGGCCTCGGTCTTCAGAACGTTCGGTTTGCCGGCAGCGGGTCGGCTCCGATTCCGGGTGAGCTTATTGCCTGGTACAAGAACCTCGGCCTTGAACTCCTCGAGGGTTACGGAATGAGTGAGAACTTCTCATATTCACACATCTCTATGCCCGGTAAGACCAAGGTTGGTTATGTTGGCAACCCATATCCTGGCGTCGAACAGCGCATCAGTGAAGAAGGTGAAATTCTCGTTAAGAGTCCATCTATCATGCTCGGCTACTACAAGCAGCCAGAGCTTACCGCTGAATGTTTTACGGAAGATGAATTCTTAAAAACAGGCGACCGCGGTGAAATTGATGCAAATGGTACCCTTAAAATTACGGGCCGTGTGAAAGAGCTCTTTAAGACGAGTAAAGGCAAATACATCGCACCCGCCCCCATTGAGAACATCATCAACAACGACAGCCGAATTGAGTTGTCGATGGTAAGCGGCTCCGGAAATCCACAGGCCCACGCAGTGGTTCAGCTGGCCGAAGACATTCGTCCTAAGCTTGGCGATGCATCGGTACGCAAGGAAGTAGAGTCTGCGTTGCAGTCACTTCTTCAAAAAGTAAACACGAGTGTTGATCACCATGAAAACCTTGAGTTCATTGTTGTCTCGAAGAGCGAATGGACCATCGAGTCAGGTGCCCTGACACCGACCATGAAAATCAAGCGTAATACCTTGGAAGATCTCTACCAGCCCAAGTGGGAAAACTGGTACGACTCAAAGCAAAAAGTCATCTGGGAAGATTGA
- a CDS encoding HDIG domain-containing protein, with product MQAIDQSVQSLVQPLQDSVDAEYIGEDISQLEHALQAAYWAQKTSAPAEVVLAALFHDVGHLIAPEAPQMDGLGVMDHETIGANFLMRHGCSKRMADLVAAHVGAKRYLCHRKPAYFQRLSEASKGTLEFQGGPMSEDEAIAFETSPDFKYFLAIRSWDEMAKDPDAEVPDLESYIPMLKQHIQSNTQSTGAQSC from the coding sequence ATGCAAGCAATCGACCAATCAGTTCAAAGCCTGGTTCAACCACTTCAAGACTCCGTGGATGCTGAGTATATTGGAGAGGATATCTCGCAGCTTGAGCACGCCCTGCAGGCAGCCTATTGGGCGCAAAAAACCTCAGCACCCGCCGAGGTCGTTTTGGCCGCCCTCTTCCACGATGTTGGTCATCTTATCGCGCCCGAGGCTCCTCAAATGGACGGCTTGGGCGTGATGGACCACGAAACCATCGGTGCAAACTTTCTTATGCGTCATGGGTGCTCAAAGAGAATGGCAGATCTTGTGGCGGCCCATGTTGGTGCCAAGCGCTACCTTTGCCACCGTAAACCGGCTTATTTCCAGCGTCTCTCAGAGGCTTCAAAAGGTACACTTGAATTTCAAGGTGGCCCTATGAGCGAAGACGAAGCCATCGCCTTCGAAACATCGCCAGACTTTAAATACTTCCTAGCCATTCGCTCGTGGGATGAGATGGCCAAAGATCCAGACGCAGAAGTCCCCGACCTCGAGAGCTATATCCCCATGCTCAAGCAACACATTCAAAGCAACACGCAATCTACAGGAGCCCAGTCATGTTGA
- a CDS encoding ABC transporter ATP-binding protein, which translates to MSWQISMKLGLGALDLEVNIEGSRQPTALIGPNGSGKTTLLRAVAGAFTPDVGRFQIGDNVLFDSQSEIDRAPEQRKVGYVPQGFGLFPHLRVIDNVAFGLSAKLSREARRSLASKQLEQINGTELSNRWPSTLSGGEKQRIALARALITEPDLLLLDEPLSALDVSARRSLRAHLAQHLSNSETPTIIVTHDIRDVVALEATVIVLEKGRIVQRGSLDDLRANPANDFVAEFCHTEV; encoded by the coding sequence ATGAGTTGGCAGATATCGATGAAGCTTGGCCTTGGGGCACTTGATCTTGAAGTGAATATCGAAGGCAGTCGTCAGCCCACGGCACTGATAGGGCCCAATGGTTCTGGAAAAACAACCTTGCTACGAGCGGTGGCAGGTGCCTTCACACCTGATGTTGGCCGGTTTCAAATTGGTGATAACGTTCTCTTCGATTCACAAAGTGAAATTGACAGAGCTCCAGAGCAGCGCAAAGTGGGTTACGTGCCTCAGGGCTTTGGGCTGTTTCCGCATCTGCGCGTGATTGATAATGTGGCGTTTGGCTTAAGTGCAAAGCTCTCTCGGGAAGCGCGCCGCTCGCTTGCATCAAAGCAGCTTGAGCAAATCAACGGTACTGAATTGTCCAATCGCTGGCCTTCAACACTCTCCGGTGGCGAGAAGCAGCGCATTGCCTTGGCCCGAGCGCTTATTACTGAGCCTGATCTGCTGCTTTTGGATGAGCCGCTCTCGGCTCTGGATGTATCAGCACGTCGTTCTCTGCGAGCTCACCTCGCTCAGCATCTTTCGAACTCGGAGACCCCGACCATCATTGTGACGCATGATATTAGAGATGTGGTGGCTTTGGAGGCGACGGTTATTGTCTTGGAGAAGGGGCGCATCGTGCAGCGCGGGAGCTTAGATGATTTACGTGCGAATCCCGCCAATGATTTTGTCGCCGAGTTTTGTCACACAGAGGTGTGA